The following proteins are encoded in a genomic region of Panthera leo isolate Ple1 chromosome F2, P.leo_Ple1_pat1.1, whole genome shotgun sequence:
- the RPL30 gene encoding 60S ribosomal protein L30, with product MVAAKKTKKSLESINSRLQLVMKSGKYVLGYKQTLKMIRHGKAKLVILANNCPALRKSEIEYYAMLAKTGVHHYSGNNIELGTACGKYYRVCTLAIIDPGDSDIIRSMPEQTGEK from the exons ATGGTGGCCGCAAAGAAGACG AAAAAGTCGCTGGAGTCCATCAACTCTAGGCTCCAACTCGTTATGAAAAGTGGGAAGTACGTGTTGGGGTACAAGCAGACTCTGAAAATGATCAGACATGGCAAAGCGAAACTGGTCATCCTCGCCAACAACTGCCCAGCCTTGAG GAAATCTGAAATAGAATACTATGCCATGTTGGCCAAAACTGGTGTCCATCACTACAGCGGCAATAATATTGAATTGGGCACAGCGTGTGGGAAATACTACAGAGTGTGCACCCTGGCTATTATTGATCCAG gtgattctgatatcATTCGAAGCATGCCAGAACAGACTGGGGAAAAGTAA